The Arachis hypogaea cultivar Tifrunner chromosome 16, arahy.Tifrunner.gnm2.J5K5, whole genome shotgun sequence genome contains a region encoding:
- the LOC112754731 gene encoding myosin-16-like, protein MSLELEELLNLIFSSWCDLAGLEDALVKRVMITPEEVIKRSLNPQSAAISRDGLAKTIYSRLFDWLVDKINNLIG, encoded by the exons ATGAGTTTGGAACTGGAAGAATTATTGAATCTGATCTTCTCTTCTTG GTGTGATCTTGCTGGTTTGGAAGATGCATTAGTGAAGCGTGTGATGATCACCCCAGAGGAAGTTATTAAACGGAGTCTCAATCCGCAAAGCGCAGCAATAAGCAGAGATGGCTTGGCCAAAACAATATATTCTAGACTCTTTGACtg GTTGGTGGACAAGATTAACAATTTGATCGGATGA
- the LOC140180363 gene encoding aldose reductase-like, with the protein MALIFWYLANSVDLKSKDASQSFYMFIFKAGYRHIDTAAQYGVQEDVGHGLQSAMIAGVDRKDLFVTSKLWCTDLTPERVRPALNNTLQELQLDYLDLYLDTGISCAKYLLRYMIFISYFQRQKKKKILSTDSA; encoded by the exons ATGGCTTTGATCTTTTGGTACCTTGCTAATTCTGTAGATTTAAAGAGCAAAGATGCTTCCCAATCCTTTTATATGTTTATCTTTAAG GCTGGTTATAGACACATAGACACTGCTGCACAGTATGGAGTCCAAGAAGAT GTTGGACATGGACTTCAATCTGCTATGATAGCAGGAGTGGATAGGAAGGATCTCTTTGTCACCTCCAAattatg gTGCACTGACTTGACCCCTGAAAGGGTTAGACCTGCCCTTAACAACACCCTTCAAGAACTCCAACTTGACTACCTTGATCTTTACTTG GATACTGGAATAAGCTGTGCTAAATATCTTTTGAG GTACATGATTttcatatcttattttcaaaggcaaaaaaaaaaaaaaatactttctaCTGATTCAG CATAA